A part of Kryptolebias marmoratus isolate JLee-2015 linkage group LG8, ASM164957v2, whole genome shotgun sequence genomic DNA contains:
- the LOC108250565 gene encoding tumor necrosis factor receptor superfamily member 14-like isoform X5, which yields MVWRPKPWTGLSIMILLMRSFSVSTLRCHPTEYQIGDDCCPMCPAGSRVIIDCTEVRSTSCLPCSDGTFINRPNGLKRCNPCSTCDPGSGLKLKRKCEPSSDTVCEPMEGFFCIEPTNTGCSAAQRHKSCEPGQYINRTGTPSVDAECSDCSSGSFSNGSSTSCQPHTQCEAGTAAADAQCGGKSYNKTVVGLAIGIPVLVIICIIVFIYGWKSGKLPSFQEQGINCQARIQTKTNQRKQQMDQRRRRNFQVTTKCSLF from the exons ATGGTTTGGAGACCAAAACCTTGGACTGGCTTATCAATTATG atCCTTCTGATGAGATCCTTCAGTGTTTCCACCCTCAGATGTCATCCAACAGAGTATCAGATAGGAGATGATTGCTGTCCCATGTGTCCAGCTG GAAGTCGAGTAATAATCGACTGTACAGAGGTCAGAAGCACATCCTGTCTGCCCTGTTCTGATGGAACTTTTATAAATCGACCAAATGGATTAAAAAGATGTAATCCATGTTCTACCTGTGATCCAG GTTCTGGTTTGAAACTAAAGAGGAAATGTGAGCCATCATCAGACACAGTTTGTGAACCAATGGAGGGATTCTTCTGCATCGAACCCACAAATACAGGCTGTTCAGCAGCTCAGAGACACAAGAGCTGTGAACCAGGACAGTACATCAACAGAACAG gaaCGCCGTCCGTAGACGCTGAgtgctctgactgcagcagtGGATCATTTTCTAACGGATCATCAACATCATGTCAGCCTCACACTCA ATGTGAAGcaggaacagctgcagctgatgctCAATGTGGAGGAAAAAGTTACAATAAGACAGTAGTTGGGTTAGCCATCGGGATTCCTGTTTTAGTAATAATATGCATTATAGTTTTTATATATGGTTGGAAGTCTGGGAAACTACCATCATTCCAAGAACAAG ggaTAAATTGTCAGGCAAGaatccaaaccaaaacaaatcaaag gaaacaGCAAATggaccagaggaggaggagaaactttcaggtaacaacaaaatgttctttattctAA